A window of Benincasa hispida cultivar B227 chromosome 9, ASM972705v1, whole genome shotgun sequence genomic DNA:
tttcaatttttgaaatcaaaattgattttagaaatcattttgaaattagaaaaaggttgaaaaatacaaatttgaaaagttGGATTTCTCCAATAAAAAACAGGTAGCTTACTAAATTTTCCaccatttcttgattcaatcttccaagcatgaggtgctcTCCATGCAGCCTTATTCATTGCATGATtgtcttgcaataaatagagaagatttgAAGTGGAAATCGGGTATGCATCAattgagtttttgctgaaaaacttaaactgaagaaggtgttcttcaagagGGTGCAATAatgagcttcttctccaaattctcttcattcaagcttaatttgagtcccacaactcaatctaaggctccaagagaatagtaaggaagacttgaggtggttcacaagatttggagaagatttgcagttgAATTCAAGTTTCAAGAGATTCTAggaaggtatgacttgaaaccctcttattattataTGAGCATACTTTATTTacatccaaaattaattaattagaatgtttattgatccttgttgcttccgctgcatgctgatatactcctacaTATATGTGTGCCGCTGCATGCTGATGGAGTACATATATGTGTGCAAGGGTTAGGTGaggaaaaacaaaaggaaaaaaaaaaaaaaattaaatctcacCCTCGTTAACCGTGAACCCCATCGCCCCCCCAAAATCCATCTTCTCATTCGTAATGCGAATAAACGCCTGCCGCCACCGTTAGCCTCCTTCCGCTAGCGTTCAACTGGTTGTCCAATGTCGTCTCCTTCAATCAGACTAGCACCACAAGTCGCCATCTGTCACTCCGCCTTCAGGCAGCTGCACTGCCAGGTCTATTCACACCGCTCTAATGGGTTTCATGTTGTTGTTCACCTCTTGTCGCTAGAGCTCTGCCGCGACTCACGCCACGTTGTCCCTTCACCGTCGTCAGCCCAGCGTTGCCGCATGCCATCAGCTTCATCGACAACCTCCTTTACTTGTCGGAATTCATCAAAATTTGCCTTTTGGGGTAAGATTTTTGGGtgttttgggttgtttttgTTTGACTCTTTAAAGACCATTGAGTTTCTGTCCTGAATCTTATTGTTTTGAACGTTCAGAGGTTGATTTGGAGCTTTTGGAAGAGATTAGAGATTGTCAGTGGTGTTAAAGGTTCGATTTTAGAGATTTTGGTAAgtgtttgtgatttttttttctcttgaaaaGATTATAGACTCTAATTAAACTTGGACTAAACTCATGTTACCCATATTGTCTTGGATTTAAATTGAAGGTTCGAAGGGATTTTTTTGAATCAAAAGCAACTTGTCTAATAGTTTTAAGGTCGATTATGAGGCAATTTTCATATTGGagattaatttgagatttacaCCAAGAAGTTTCTCAAGCTAAGAGAGTTGATTTTGCTTCGTTTATATTGAATAAGTGATTTTCTACTGGAATACCCTTGAGTTGGACACTCAAGATAAGTAAAAATGTTAACTAGATGGTACCATAAATGTATGCTAAagattgatttgaatgatttgCTAAGCTATGTAATTTTAAGCTACATTATGAGCATGTTGGAAAGCCATGAACTATGACTTTATGTTTAAGTCTATTTCACTACGGTGTGCATGCTAGGCTAAGGGATGACTGTTAACTCTCCTATCGGGTTGtgtattgaaggaactcgttttgaAGGAGATCCTTgggcggaagcggatcgtccaaattccatttttattgaaaacataattttcattaaacatacaagatagatattcaatataaattacATCATGCTAGATAGAAGAaaagggttcaagatacattacctttgaagaccttttctcTTCACGTAACTCTCTCGTACAATCACGAACTCAGCAActtttgaagaccttcttcaataACTTCTCGAACCAAATAGATCGAACACAACCATAGtaagcctttggtattctcagggtgagtaCCCAAGAGTGCTGggttctgactattttggttaggagggattgtttgagtttggaggaagaagaagattgaagcacACAGAACATTTCTGTATATTCAATCGTTTTGCCAAAAACAAAGTAAGTCGTATATGTGTattaggaagaagaagaaaactaatttttcttttatttctttttgccACAAAACCATTAACCACTCACTAAgatggttggagagaaaataggaagttattattcaaaaataataaaataaatataaataaatataataactaacttatcatattatatttatatttatattaaattatatgttatatcaaatataacatacaacctatagttttaatattgtataacATACAACATAAACTANtattatatttatatttatattaaattatatgttatatcaaatataacatacaacctatagttttaatattgtataacatacaacataaactatagtttttttctctattttatggcatttaatataaatcatatttatattaaatttaataactataaatcacattcaaatatttatttactccaattaaacaataatgtatcaaatacattatgaaaattatatcatatataaatccctcttattaatttgaacaattcaaattaacccaaaaactgattctcaactaaatcattttgagctaccaagggaatcATATAGacttgtaacttgaagctccaacggtacatgaatattAATTagactctttaattacattatccacccttcgttaactgtcgggcacaccactaaagatcgatagctacactcttcgcactacaaatatatttatgtgtccattggatataaccaatcaacaatacgatgacccttcacaaattgcttgcaagtacaattggaccaaattaccgttttgcccctatagttacatctaacttcttaagtaccattgatccctctaatgaacaatagatcatagtcctactatgactaaacctcctcgggccaggagagggtgtggcaccacattgttcaagactttgaatcagcccttaagggagcaatttatctacttaactctgcttcgaggaaggagtgaatttcatcttatgtagttgtgttcctagctccccaatcagatgaatcctcaaaatgataggcttgttgagtcgacaatatgaccactctcacccatacaaattaaaggaccgcccttataggcagaagttcacaactcaatcaggattgaggtcatgttattatggtcatcctggtgaaatgtaagtctctattatgaacggtgttatataatgtgactaaacatttcgtggtccggtcttgtataaactcctttgtatagaatatctccgttcgcatgtctaatacatgaatgattaggatcagaccttatccatatactacataccatttaagttatcacttaaacatgatccacctatatgtctccatatacatgtttaagtaacaacgataaccttggatgttagtttattggtttgtggttaatgcaactaaaatatcacatattttatagacaaagtgaataaaatatcatatattattaatcacataaaagtttattcatacaaagtttacaaactatagaaccttacgagatttagggcatcaaccccaacatgtaAATCCTATGTTAGTGAGCCTTTGGGTTCACCATTTATGACTATTTCGGTATTCCTATGGGATCACCACTGTTGTTATGATTTATGTTCCTTGGGGTTCACACTTACGACTGATTTGATATTCCTAGGGGAGCACTACCTATGCCATGTCATACCATGCTATGCTTGTTGGGttgtgtgtcctaaaactcacagtttgtaaagttaaacacattctattatcaataaagatgttattcaacttttcttcaataaagttgttattgaatctttaaattgcatTCGTAAAGTCAAAATCCAatgaactaagatccatggctattacatgaatacttgaactttatatagagacataaaaatggattaaGTTCGAgcaaataaccaaaatggtctatagtatatgcataaggttgggtgcctcattctagtaacactattggatgcggcctactctgtagcagttacaagttgttgtaaaggtgctacaaacgaagtgatcctgattcgttcatgtattgacatgaggagtggaggcgtcctatgcaatgagtttgcataagatcagactaagaaataagtcactcttactttataacgttttttactatttaagattaactattttgcttagatgacctaggtaacttgatcttaatcctgagctaactatgaactcctgtttattcgggattatccttagatttttatgggtaagggttggctcaacaatgtcggctcaataaacctcccattttaggggtaaaaccaggtagatagttgtggacatagggtacaataaggaattcacgcctacccgatttagggatagaagaaagattgttctcttaagtactgaataggttgttttcttaagtactgaatccaattcttgaacaaggggcctcatccTCTCACCGGTTTGAGAGGgatccagtttagtgattggatcataaactagTTGTTCAacagaggatcagtaggaacttaaggaataagacgtaatatTGGGGTTAAAACAGCATagtgacccagtcgttattacgaacaacctgtgaagggtcgacttactggttatggttaaatcatgtggacacaaatatatctacagtgatgagagtgcaactatcgagctatagtggtgtgacttgatggTTAACGNtactggttatggttaaatcatgtggacacaaatatatctacagtgatgagagtgcaactatcgagctatagtggtgtgacttgatggTTAacgaatactaattaatttggtctaaagagtttagccaa
This region includes:
- the LOC120086363 gene encoding uncharacterized protein LOC120086363; this translates as MSSPSIRLAPQVAICHSAFRQLHCQVYSHRSNGFHVVVHLLSLELCRDSRHVVPSPSSAQRCRMPSASSTTSFTCRNSSKFAFWEVDLELLEEIRDCQWC